From Doryrhamphus excisus isolate RoL2022-K1 chromosome 22, RoL_Dexc_1.0, whole genome shotgun sequence, one genomic window encodes:
- the ccdc78 gene encoding coiled-coil domain-containing protein 78, whose translation MATEKSSSEAQDKIQVENVSWPQDTNERLCVKVDYLESRVAHLSISNTDLSTRLVQSEEEKLKISKELVEEKLRINKMRAQFEEETFQLKNKILNQKGEITELETERDKLLVEFQSTEGHPKVIEKSSVEFTSLKKNYLALAQAHHKELAQTKELSTELLALAQAQDALRSQLAEHHQRAEDTTQGLHGELDRVRALISRMLHSRVKPEDVAALNKQQKNMEKTLLENQDEMKDMIEDMKRSYEEEQRKLQEKIESMGKEQQIQNSQQKPSEQGLMCLCCLSQLKQIQEDNSRLQLQVKELNEQYRARLVCYLRDITEYIDGLGGNKMPSEGNKLKAFVDNMLRDVRSSYRSREEQLATAARAYKKNLQRITTSHHALMNAYRAQREQILSKSDKGLEPGPPEAHFNVEPTELGEDSEKILHQLELDKSKMEDRCQMTRNQVTVLKTPVATPSCLEMPKLEKIFEESWLVIQEQLKEITDSTLGSYEREHKLLITRATVAEAQVSQLQDYIDNHLDMSQG comes from the exons ATGGCTACAGAGAAGTCTTCAAGTGAAGCTCAGGACAAAATTCAAGTGGAAAACGTCAGTTGG CCACAAGACACAAATGAGCGCCTTTGTGTTAAAGTGGATTACTTGGAGAGCAGAGTGGCTCATCTGTCCATCTCCAACACAGACCTGTCCACCAGGTTGGTCCAAAGTGAAGAGGAGAAGCTGAAG ATATCAAAGGAGCTTGTGGAGGAGAAGCTTCGAATAAACAAGATGAGAGCTCAGTTTGAGGAAGAGACATTTCAGTTGAAAAACAAG ATATTGAACCAAAAAGGTGAGATAACAGAACTGGAAACAGAGCGAGACAAATTGCTTGTGGAGTTCCAGTCAACAGAGGGTCATCCAAAAGTAATCGAAAAGAGCAGCGTAGAGTTCACCTCACTCAAGAAAAACTACCTGGCTCTAGCTCAGGCCCACCACAAAGAGCTGGCCCAGACCAAGGAGCTGAGTACAGAGCTGCTGGCCTTAGCCCAGGCCCAGGATGCCCTGCGCAGCCAGCTGGCCGAGCACCACCAGAGGGCTGAGGACACCACGCAAGGCCTTCATGGGGAGCTGGACCGAGTCAGGGCCCTCATCAGCCGCATGTTGCATAGCAGAGTCAAG CCAGAAGATGTTGCTGCTTTGAACAAGCAGcagaaaaacatggaaaaaact CTTCTCGAAAATCAGGATGAAATGAAAGACATGATTGAGGATATGAAACGCAGCTATGAGGAGGAGCAGCGGAAACTCCAAGAGAAGAT TGAGTCGATGGGAAAAGAGCAGCAGATTCAAAACAGCCAGCAGAAACCATCTGAGCAGGGTTTG ATGTGTTTGTGCTGTCTGAGCCAATTGAAGCAGATCCAAGAGGACAACTCAAGGCTGCAGCTGCAAGTCAAAGAGCTCAATGAGCAATATCGTGCAAGGCTGGTGTGCTATTTAAGGGACATAACT GAGTACATCGATGGCCTTGGAGGAAATAAAATGCCATCAGAGGGCAACAAGTTGAAGGCATTTGTGGACAACATGCTGAGGGACGTCCGCTCATCATACAGATCTCGTGAGGAACAGCTCGCTACCGCCGCTCGAGCTTATAAAAAGAATCTGCAGCGGATAACCACGTCCCATCACGCCCTGATGAATGCATACAG AGCTCAGAGGGAGCAGATTTTGTCCAAATCAGACAAAGGTCTGGAGCCTGGACCCCCAGAAGCCCATTTCAACGTGGAACCCACTGAGCTGGGAGAGGACTCAGAGAAGATTCTCCATCAGCTTGAGCTGGACAAATCCAAAATGGAGGATCGGTGCCAGATGACTCGAAACCAG GTGACCGTCCTTAAAACTCCTGTGGCGACTCCCAGTTGCCTGGA GATGCCAAAACTGGAAAAGATATTTGAAGAATCCTGGTTGGTCATCCAGGAACAGCTGAAGGAGATAACAGACTCCACGCTG GGGAGCTATGAGAGGGAGCACAAGCTCCTCATCACCAGA